The genomic segment CCAGGTGATACAATTCCATTTTTGCCCCCTGCTGGGTATATTTGGCTTGAAGGGAAACTCTGTCCCTTCTCATTAGCTGTTAGTGGTACAGTCTGTTACCTCgtttcttctttccccccacccGAACTCCCACTGGCTGAGTCCATCCTTGCTCTGGAGTTGAGACACAAGCCAGGTCCTTCTCCCCAACCTCACACGCTGCTGTCCTCCAGCAGCGGCTCCTTGCCTTCCGCTCCTCCGGCCTGCGGGCTGTGGGCATGGGTCTGCGCTCCATTACTGTGCTTCTTGTGGCTGCCTGATCTCAGTGCAAGGTTGTGTTCTGGAATGAACAAGGCCACCAGGAGCGACAGCAGGACTGAACAAGCCCCAAACAGGAATGGAGGCCCTGGGATAATGCTGCTCTGTAGGGAGAAACAGAGGAATGATTAATGCTCAAGTGCAAGGACAGAAGCAGCCCGGCAAACGGAACGACAAAGCTGAACAGATTACCTCATCCGTAGGGTTGGCCATGTTGGGTTTGGAGGCTTTACCCAAAGTTTCCACCTCAGCCATTTCATTCAGCTCCACGTGGAAGAGATAGAAGACAAAGCCATAGAGCGCTGGCCCCAGGCCGTTACACAGACCCCGAATTCCAGTGATCATCCCCTGCACCACACCTGAGGACAGAGCAAAGACAGGAAGATACGCCTCCAGCTTTCTGAAGAAACTCGTTTTACTCATGGATGCTTACATATTTAAAGACAGAATGAAACATTCCAATCTGGATTAACAGATGCCCTACAGACGAAGTGGCTAGCTGGCGATTAGCTTCGCTCAGGATCAGGATTTGCAAAAAATCAGTAATGCTGGGCTTGCTACTTTGGAGAATAAATTGCGCTTGGGCACATCAAGCAACCATTTCTGAACTGGAATTTAAGGCAGCCAAGTCTGAGGACTCAGGGTCAAACCACGAAGCAGGCAAACAATTAAGCAGCAGTCTCCTCTACCTCAGGCAGGCAACACTGAACACCTACGTCCATAATTTAAGAATTCCCTCCCAAAGCAAGAGTGTCAATACTGTTATGACTAAAGCGATGCTCCACAGTTGGCAGAGATGTTCCTGCCCACCCCTCCACCACCGATGCTGAGAACTCGACCGTGCGCCAACTCAAGCGCCTGCTGGATGAACTCGCCCGTCAGACAAATCCCCGAGAGACTCACCCTGTTGGTCGGGGTCTGCGTTCCTAGACACCATGGCACTGATGGCTGGGAAGGTGATGCTGGACATGGCAGCCACAGCTCCGGCTGCCCACATCATCCTTGGAGAGAAAGAGGCAGCAGTTATGAGACAGGCTGCCGAGGGCCAGCCCAGACTAGCAGTGTGGCAGGGCAGCATCTCCCCCCGCCACAGAGCCACCGTGGAGGGGAAACAAACGGGGACAAACTCTTACCAAGGCTGTGACCCAAAGCCGTACCAGGCAAGCTGCAGGATCTGGAAGCCCAGTCCCAACAGGATGGTGTTTTTATTTCCTATCGAACGCATGAGAATTCCCAACACTACtgtctggaaagaaaaacacGTGCTTTCAAAGTTAAGTGCAAAGAAAGATGACAGCACTGGAAACAAGAGGATGGGAATCCGAGGGAACTCGTGCTGCTGTGAGACAAGCTATCACGCACATGCTGTCCTCCACTCTCATAACGTTGTGTTAGAAACCAGCACATCCCTGGCCACAGCAATCAGAGCACAATCAATGGTGTTTTACAGAGTAACACGGGGCCACCCCACGGTTCACCACAGTTTGTTACGCAGCAAACAACAGCTGCATTCAAAAGACAACAAAGAGGGACTGCAGGTAGCCGTGCAGGGGTCTGATGATGTCTGTGTGGCCACAGGGACTCTAACAACTCACTGGCCCTGATTATCAGAAATTTTGGACATTCTTATAATCAGACTGCTAGAGCCATGACAGAAATTGCTTCTCACCTGAGCCAGTATAGAGAGAATTCCAACTACACCAATAAAAGCTGCCACAGTCTCCGAGGAAAAACCAATGACCTGTGAAAACACCAAAGAGGGACTTTTCAGGCAAGAGATTTGTACCATACAAGAAAAGCCACTCCGTCGGTGTCACTAATGTTTACTGACATTGCTTATCAGCTACTTAGACATTAATCAGCCGTACCTTCCACTACCTCCCTGCcgacacagaaataaaatggaagatttttctctggctgaaaaaacagctttaaatcaCTGGGCTCACCTTAAACGCCCGAGAGCGGCAGGGACAGGGTGGAGAGGCAGACCACCAGCAGGAAGCCAAGAAAGGGTCCTGGCAACGCCTACAGAGTGGTTGCCAGGCTCCCACATTTTTAGGAAAGCTAGAACAAGTCCCTGTTTCTTATAGCTTCAACTTTACTAAGCTATTGGCCGAGACTAGCTTCCTCAGGACGTGCAACTAAGACAACATTTGTAGGCTGGGATTTGCTGCGTTCAGAGCCTCCCCTCATCGCCAGAGACTGACCTGTCGCAGGTAGAGGAAAAAGCTGGAGTACTGGCCGGCTTCAGGAAGGTAGGAGAGAAAGACGGTGATACAGATGAGCAGCACTGTAGAATCCTGACCCACTTTCCGCAAGGACTGTAGGGAAGGAGGGTGAGGaatgaaagaagaatttttaaaaaatgggttaaTATCATTAAATATCCCTTTTGAGAGAAATTAGCAGAACTAAAGTAAATATAAGCATTAACAGCAtgcagaaaaacagcaacaagatTTTCTTACAGCAAACGGGTCTGCTTGTTCCCAAGAGATTGGAGCTCCCCAAGAGACCGGACGCATCTCTTCTGGCAGAGACTCCGGCACAGCCAGCAGGATGAAACCAATATCCAGCAAAGCAACGCCTGACGCTAGCACAACCACCAACGTATCGCCGTAGGCTTGGGAAAGGTATGCACCAATTGCTGGGCTTGTGACCAGACTAGCAGCAAACGTGGCTGACACCTGGAAGCATAAAACATTAATACAGCCTCTTCTTCCTAGAGCCTGTTTTCTCCTCTAGAGTAACCCAAGGGTTTTGCCATCTTTGATGGAGCTAATCCAGGTGGACAGGGATTCCTTAGACAGAAAGGCCACCAAGTTCTCCTGGTGCAATCTAGGCTAAGTTCTagcaaagggaaattaaaggtaACCTAACAATTCTGCCCCTTTCCTGCTGCAAAGAAGGTCACAAACCGGGCTTGTTTAAAGGCTAAGCCACAACACAGCCAGTATTGAGATCACACGAAAATTAGCCCTCTCCCTCGGTGCTAAATCACAAACAGAAGAACAAACAGGAGACTGTATTATTAGTGAAGTGCAGATCATTTTTTCACTGACACTCTCTCAAGCTTGTCAATTAGTCTCCCACCCTAATTTTAtacctctcctgcctgcagagccccAAATATTTCTTACAAGAGACAAGCCAGTCATTCAGCCCCTTACCAAGCCATACGCCGTGCTGCGTTCATGCTCCTGTGTGATATCAGCAACGTAggcaaaaatcacagaaaaggtGACAGCAAAGACTCCAGACATGGAAATGACAGCAAAATACCACCTGAAACAGGCATTGCCAAAGGCAGAGTTAGAGTAGTTAGAGTAGTAAGAGCACACGGTAGCCCGCAGCGGCTGAATTAGAACCTCTCCCTTATTCTTCCTTCTAGTCCATCCTACTTCATTGCACCAGAAAGAGCTCAGAACACCGAGCTTCAGTCTGGTGGCCCACGGAGTTTTATCGCTTCTTTTCCCCACACAGGAAGGAAACATCAACATGCCCTAATAGTGATAACGCACCTATCAGGAGAACAGGCAACAGGAGAGGAAAGACAGACTTTCTTCTGACACTGAACCCTCTGGTAGAACCAGACAAGTAAATTAGTCTCTAGGCTGAGCATCCTTCTCCACTGGACGGACTCTTCCATCTCATCCTCAGATGTAACACCCGCAAATCCCCTATCGTTCAGCCTCACTCTCCTCAGAACCCCACGGTTATAACAAGAGTAAACTCACCACGGACTGATCTTCATAAGGGGAATTGGCGCACAGGTGAAGAAgacagtgaggaggaggaaggatttcCTGCCCCAGACATCAGAGAGAGCACCAATCAGGGGGGCACTTAGAAAAGAAAGCAGACCCTGAGAAAGACAGACAGGACGACAGAGAGAAATCCCTCAGTCAAATTGTGATTGTTGATAGCAAGAGCTTTTGACAGCATCATCTAAAGATAAAAATACAAGGAGATAACCCATTCCTATTTTCTACAAGCAGGCAATATTACCAAAACATAACAGTTTGTTAAACTGTTCATCCTTTTagggaggaaaaaccccaacaacatcCTCAACCGGCTACGTGCTGCTAAATATTCCAATTACTGCCCGTTCTCTGCaactgctctgcctgcagccgtGCTCTCCCCAGGCGCCTCTGTGcggcaggggctgccctgccagcacccaaaAAGATGTTGGCACAGCTCCATCACATTAACATCCACCGCAGTTCTAGGGAAAGCTTTCTCTTCTAGATGGAGACAAGACAGACCCGACCAGATGCCAAGGCCATTaagcacaaataaaattattcaatgCCTTTCAATGTCTTTCCAACCCAAGAcgggcagggaagagcccttaAGTGTATTTGGGAGTGCCCAACTCACGTCAAGGCAAACCTTTTTGGGGGCCATTTTTTGAGATCCTCTTGCCCGAGCCAGGGCCTAACAATCTGCTTTCCCGAGTCAGAACACATGGCTACTGGTTGTTTGCTACAGTTGCCTCCAATTCTGCTCTGGGAATGCTGGTCTCGGCCAAACTCACCGCGCCACAGCATATTCCCCTGCTTCTGCCTGGGCAGAGCCCACTGAGGCCCGCTTAGTTTCAAATTCTGTTGTTGATAAGTTCAGATGTCgttgattttttattttgttacgCTCCAGAATACAGTTACAGGGCTGATCTCATGATGATTAGaatattttcagctgaaacacaCAGCTGTTATAGCCCCAAACCCATGCTGACAAGCAGCACCTAGTTAATACTGCTCAGTAAGGTCAGCTACACAATTTCTATGCTCTGTCATTTCTCCATTTTGCTTTAGCTGTGCCAATGAGCACCCCAAACCGAAATATGAACCTTTTTCTGTCCAATACTGGTTGACATCAGCAATTGACACAGATTATAATGGCTTGCCACTCCTTGCACTGATCGCGGATTTCAATGAAAGCCCAGGAGGAATATTCCTTACTTTGACTCCATGAATCAGGCCATTCATCAGGAACGTATGCTGAGGAAAAGTCTGGTGTAAcacctagggggaaaaaaaaaaaagccaacaaaaaccaGAGCTAGCAGCTTTTGCAAAATTTCCATTAATTTCCACCAGCACCTGACAGACAGATGCCTGGAAGAGCACACCAGGGAAAACGCCACTGCTGTACCTACGTGAGGAGCTCTACCTCCTCTCTCCAACATTGGCAGCCTCTTTCTTTAACGCTTCCCAGGCCTATAAATTATTCCAGCAGCTTGGGCAAAGCTAAGATAATCTGAAACATGCCTttctccatccctgccccatctgatttccctctgttttgttttttttttcatattaccagataattttttattctctcccctTTTTGTACTGTCTGTATCTTTTGATTTGCATTTCATACTTCATAcattacatttcaaaataattgCCCAACTCCATAATAAATTGCAAAGCTGATGTTCAGATCTCTTCCCTCACCAGCCCAAGGGGAGCTCTAGTCTACCAGAGCCAGGATTATTCCCCAGGGAGACTCACTCACCGTTAGCATCGGCGTGGTCAGCAGCCCCCAGGCAAAGAACTCCAGGAAAATGACCACCACGGCATGGTACACACTGGGCTCTCCAATCCCCTGtcgctgcaaaacagagctccGTAAGTCAAACAATACTCGTATCCTGATCTGCGATAGATCCGAGACGTGTGGTTGGGTGCTGAAATCTCAACTCTGGCCCAGGGTGATTCACTGCTGCCTGGTGCAGGTGAGCTCCTGCTGCAGCGCCTCCATCCGGGGCCCACCAACACGTGCCTCTCCTACAAAGCTAACCGTTTTTGATTTTCTTCTCCAAGAACTAATATCTTTGATACCATTACACTTTCTCTAAATGTTGCCGGCCGTACCATCCTTTCAATCCTCACCTTAACGACTTTGAAATGAAATGCCtcaattttctaaatattttcacagCAGTACATGCAAGATCCCAGAAAAGACTCTGGGAGTTTGGGAAGGCGATTCTACTCCTCAGCGCCAACTCCATCTACCCAGCACGGTGGGAAAGGCACAGTCCTTAGATCAGCCGTTAAAAACCCCCACACCTCAAGGCCTTGCTtatctttctttctgtaaagGTTTCTGGTGGCGCTTTCAGGGCAGTGCTCGTTCTGTCCCTTTTCCAAGTGCCAAATCTCAACTGCCAGCCCAGGAGGTTTTCCCCTGCCATGCAGAACACACGTGCAAAGTCACGAGCTCACAAGGAAAACAAATCACAAGGAACAGGAGGAAAGCACAAAAGTTTCAGCTGAATTACATCAGGGAACCGCACAGGCCAAACACCGAGTAGCACAATATGTTTTTCCACCAGAACCCATTTCTTTTATTAGCAAACCACATGATATGAACTCACCAAGAAGCGTAGTCCAGCcctgatgcatttttaataaaaccacCTGAAATGTCTGCAATCCCAGCAATTTAGACGGCTTCAATGGCTTGAAGAGTatccagaagttaaaaaaaacttCCATCAGCTGCACAAATCTCAAATCCAAAGGGATATGGGATTTGGTACAGGAAACATCAAGTCCACAGGCATTTCTTCCAGGCTAAGAGATTAATTCCTCACAGCTGACTAACAATTATACACTGTGCTCCTGTGACAGAAATCATTTAATGGACCAGACCAAAGATGCATCTGTATCAAGACCCTGCCTCCAGCACTTGCTACTGACAGATTCTCTGGGACAGGAATTCAAGAAACGTGGCATGGGAAGAGCAATCTTTTACCCAGTCACATCCTTCCAGGTTTTAACAGAATAATACTGCATTTCAGATAACTAATACACCTGTAAGTTATTTGAAATACAAGAGAAGGCAGCGAGAGACGTTATTCTGCTGAAATACTGTTTGCGTTCACAGACTCTATTAAAACTGTCTCCCGCAGACAGGCTAAGTCtgctaaaaaagaaatcaacagcaTCAACACCAGAGGCACCCTAGCGGAGGGGAAAACGgtcattaaaataattcagttttattgCACACAAATGAGATAATGTTTTGCAGCAAAGGGAGAAGCCCCAAGCCAGTAATTAAGAGTACAGCTATCATTACCCACCTCGCTCCACAGAGCGGCCCCTTCTCATCATCCCCCTTTCTATCCTCCCAAGCAGTTAAAACATTTCTACCACATGACTGGCAACAAAATTATCAGCCAATCTTGCTTTACAGAGTAGGTCTAGATCTGACCTGCTCACAGCTTAGCGTTACTCCTTCCACTTATCGACCATCTTACTGCCTGAGCCTCCCTGAACAACtcaggggagctgggagctcaCAGTCACCCCACTGCGCTGCTGCTTCGGGGCAGGACAGGCAGCACCTCACGGCCAGAACTGCTGTCCCTCCGGACAGCAGCCCCAGAGGGAAAGAACCCACAACCATCATAATCTCAGGTGCGCCCACTTCAAAGCTGTCTGGGTTCAGGCACGACGCTGTCGCCCGCACTGTCTGGAGCCTCTGCAGCTCTTCCCCCGCAGCAAAGAGCTCCTCTCCTGGAAGTAAATATTTCACAGGGATCTGAAGATAGTTTGTCACCCTCAAAACGAATATTAAACATCAGCATTGACATCTCACGACCAGTGAACACCGGCACCCAGCAAATCCTTCCAGAAGCCCGCCTGGAGAGCGGCGGCCACAGGCTCGAGCCTGAGGGGAGCCCTGGGGCAAGGGTGCTCTACCGGCACGGCGGCCAGGCCCCGGGACAGGACAAGAGCAGGTGCCCCCGCCAGCCcggagaaggggagaggggactGAGGGGACACACCTCACcccaggcccggccccgccagACCGCCGGCCCCACGccacagccccggccccgctcagcCCCCTGCCGCCCCACGCCCCAcccgggcccccgccgcccggggcgctcagccccggccccgcttGCCACCCCGCACGCTCCCGCGCCTCCCCCCTCGCCGTCCCCGCGCTCACGCCGGCCCCGTCCCGGATAACGATCTTCTTGGCCAGCAGGACGCTGCGGTTGAgccgcttcttcttcttcttctcgccGGTCATGGCGCCGACGGGCCGCTGCCGTTCGCCGGTCTCGGCGGCTGCCCCATCCTCCCtgaggcgggccgggccgggccgcgcagACCGAGCCCGGGCCCGGACCCGGACCCGCACCGGGCGGGGgagcgccgggcccggggctgccgggcgagggcggcggcggagggcggcccgCCCGCAGGCCCCACCCCGTTGCCCGGACAACGGCGCTGACGAGAACTTCCGGCGTCGAGCTCCTCACTCCCTAttggctgctctcctcctcctggccggCTGATTTGACCTCTGATTGGttaagaggggaggagggggcgggcgaaCGACGCCGCGCGGAGTCTTCTTCCGCCGGGGGCGGCGCGGAGCATCATGGGATACTCCGGTCCTTCACTGGTCCTCTACCGCCGCCCGCTTCAGGGTACCGGCCTAGGCCCCGGTGGAGGCCGGTGGCCTGGGAGGATCCTGGCCTTTTCCCCGAGCCTGGTGCCTAAGGGGAGACGGGGAGAGGGCAGCCGGGCCCGGGGCTGGAGGGGCCCGGCACGGCCGAACGTGCTGTTCGGCCGTGCCGGGCCCCTCCAGCCCCGGGCCCGGCTGCCCCCGCTATCCCCGGTGAGCCGCTCGGTGCTTGCACACACGCGTTCTCGTCTCCTTAATTAATCCTTCGTGGATTGGAGAGGACTTGGTGATGGTTCTAATGCGGTGCCGGGGATGTGAGGAGGTTTAATTAGGCTGAGTTTAATTAGGCAAAatgggtggggtgggagggtCTCGGTCTGCGGGGACGGGATGTTGTGGTTTCACCCCAGCCGGTGAGCAGGACCACGCGGGTGCTTGGTCACAACCCTCTGGTGGGGTGGGCGAGAGAATTGGGAGGGtaaaagtgaggggaaaaaaaacca from the Rissa tridactyla isolate bRisTri1 chromosome 22, bRisTri1.patW.cur.20221130, whole genome shotgun sequence genome contains:
- the LOC128900705 gene encoding hippocampus abundant transcript 1 protein-like isoform X2, which translates into the protein MSTSIGQKKGLLSFLSAPLIGALSDVWGRKSFLLLTVFFTCAPIPLMKISPWWYFAVISMSGVFAVTFSVIFAYVADITQEHERSTAYGLVSATFAASLVTSPAIGAYLSQAYGDTLVVVLASGVALLDIGFILLAVPESLPEEMRPVSWGAPISWEQADPFASLRKVGQDSTVLLICITVFLSYLPEAGQYSSFFLYLRQVIGFSSETVAAFIGVVGILSILAQTVVLGILMRSIGNKNTILLGLGFQILQLAWYGFGSQPWMMWAAGAVAAMSSITFPAISAMVSRNADPDQQGVVQGMITGIRGLCNGLGPALYGFVFYLFHVELNEMAEVETLGKASKPNMANPTDESSIIPGPPFLFGACSVLLSLLVALFIPEHNLALRSGSHKKHSNGAQTHAHSPQAGGAEGKEPLLEDSSV
- the LOC128900705 gene encoding hippocampus abundant transcript 1 protein-like isoform X1, giving the protein MTGEKKKKKRLNRSVLLAKKIVIRDGAGRQGIGEPSVYHAVVVIFLEFFAWGLLTTPMLTVLHQTFPQHTFLMNGLIHGVKGLLSFLSAPLIGALSDVWGRKSFLLLTVFFTCAPIPLMKISPWWYFAVISMSGVFAVTFSVIFAYVADITQEHERSTAYGLVSATFAASLVTSPAIGAYLSQAYGDTLVVVLASGVALLDIGFILLAVPESLPEEMRPVSWGAPISWEQADPFASLRKVGQDSTVLLICITVFLSYLPEAGQYSSFFLYLRQVIGFSSETVAAFIGVVGILSILAQTVVLGILMRSIGNKNTILLGLGFQILQLAWYGFGSQPWMMWAAGAVAAMSSITFPAISAMVSRNADPDQQGVVQGMITGIRGLCNGLGPALYGFVFYLFHVELNEMAEVETLGKASKPNMANPTDESSIIPGPPFLFGACSVLLSLLVALFIPEHNLALRSGSHKKHSNGAQTHAHSPQAGGAEGKEPLLEDSSV
- the LOC128900705 gene encoding hippocampus abundant transcript 1 protein-like isoform X3, with product MTGEKKKKKRLNRSVLLAKKIVIRDGAGRQGIGEPSVYHAVVVIFLEFFAWGLLTTPMLTVLHQTFPQHTFLMNGLIHGVKSLRKVGQDSTVLLICITVFLSYLPEAGQYSSFFLYLRQVIGFSSETVAAFIGVVGILSILAQTVVLGILMRSIGNKNTILLGLGFQILQLAWYGFGSQPWMMWAAGAVAAMSSITFPAISAMVSRNADPDQQGVVQGMITGIRGLCNGLGPALYGFVFYLFHVELNEMAEVETLGKASKPNMANPTDESSIIPGPPFLFGACSVLLSLLVALFIPEHNLALRSGSHKKHSNGAQTHAHSPQAGGAEGKEPLLEDSSV